In Calothrix sp. PCC 7507, one DNA window encodes the following:
- a CDS encoding DUF3134 domain-containing protein, whose amino-acid sequence MLNSPLREAARNQRAIVIPLKQESSMLDWLQASGRLIARNVHEPDFSDEEEEISEFLGGDDGIGEYDIDDDDDVAISED is encoded by the coding sequence ATGTTGAACTCCCCATTACGTGAAGCCGCCCGCAACCAACGAGCTATCGTCATTCCACTAAAGCAAGAGTCCTCTATGTTGGACTGGTTACAGGCTAGTGGTCGCCTGATAGCGCGTAATGTTCACGAACCTGATTTCTCAGATGAAGAGGAAGAAATCTCAGAGTTCCTAGGTGGAGACGACGGTATTGGTGAGTATGATATCGATGATGATGACGATGTAGCTATAAGTGAGGATTAG